Within the Candidatus Saccharibacteria bacterium oral taxon 488 genome, the region GCGTTTGTCCGTCCAGCCGAATCACTACCGTACTGCCTAGCGCCGAATATTTGATGGCGTTATCGATCAGCGTACCCAAAATTTGCGTCACCGCCGCGACTGCGACCACATGAGTTACTGATGGCACTTGCATATCCAGCACTACTTATTTTTTGTCAGCTACTGGCTGATAGCGATCAACCGTGTCGCGGACAAGTTTCGCCATATCAACCGCCTGTTTTTCAATCTGCTGATTATCGACCTGGGTAAGTTGCAATAAATTGTCCGTCAGCTCACGCAATTTTTCAACCTCGTCAATATTGCGCTGAAACACCGCTCTCGCCTTTTTCTCATCCAGCGTTTTTTTGCGTAGTGCCACTTCGTTGGTGGTCATCAATGCCGTCAGTGGCGTCCGCAGCTCGTGACTAGCATCCGACACAAATTGCACCTGGGCCCGCATTGCCCGCTCAATCGGCGCCAACGTCCGCCGCGCCAATAACAGACTGAGCCAATAGCCAACCAGTAGCATCACCCCGTTCAGTGCCGCCAGTGATATGATCACCGACCCACGCGTCTCGCTGTTGCGCTGCTCCAGACGGCGATTGAATTGACGCTCAATAAGCTCTGGCGGCTGCTGAGTGTGTTCGCCTGGCGGCAGCGGCCGATTCAGTTGCACCGAGGTGATGGCAAAAATAATCACACTAAACAACAGCGACAACGTCATAATCACCGCCAAATAACTCAACGCCAACCGCCTGACACGCCGTCGTTTCATGATTTATCCTCCAGTTTATAACCAAAGCCCGGGACGGTGTGAATCAATTTTGCGCCGCAAAAACATGATGAATAGTTCAACGTTGTTCGGCAAGACATCAGCATCAAAGTCCCACACGTGCGAGATGATCTGCTCTTTGGACAAAACCTTGCCAGCGTTGCGCATCAGATATTCCAAAACGCCATATTCTTTGGCAGTCAGGCTAATTTCCTGATTCGCCCGCGTTACTTTTTTCAAACTCGGATCAAGCGTCAAATCGCCAACCCGCAAAACTTCTTCCAGCTTCTCATTCGGACGACGCAGCAAAGCGCGAAGACGTGCCAACAACACCTCAAAACTAAACGGCTTCGCCAGATAATCATCAGCGCCCATATCCAGACCTTCGACAATATCCCGCTCGGCATCACGCGCTGTCAACATCAAAATCGGCGTCTGATTACCGTCTTTACGTAGCGCCCGACAAACTTCATAGCCATTCATTTCCGGCAGCATCACATCAAGAATAATCACGTCATAGTCATCCGCCGTCGCCGTCCGATACCCCTCGTCGCCATCATAGACTACATCAACCGCATAGGCTCCATCTTCCAAGCCTTCCTTCAGCGACCGGGCAATCGCCACGTCATCTTCTACTAGTAAAATTCTCATTAGCTAACTATCCTCTTTTTCAACTTTAGCACAGACATCTGAAAAATTGCTGAAAGCTCCTCGCTCAAAAGTCGCTTAGTCGTCGCAACGAATGACAATTCTAGTACCATCTCCCGCTACAATCCTACACTTGCCACCGACAGGATACGTGAACTTCGGGTCGGTGTGACCAAAATCGAGATTGACCAACACCGGAATCGTGGGATCAATATTTTTCGAAAGGATGATATCATTAATCATATTCGTCGGTCGCCCGAGATTCAGATTGGAAACGCCCAACCAAAATTGCTTTTACCTGACGAAAAAATGGCTGTTGCATCAACGCCTGCACGTAGCGCTCAAACGTTTCGGGAATTGAATCATAGCTATCGTCTTCAATACACAAAATAATATCGCCTTCAATTTTCGGAAATATTCCGTACCATTCAACAAGTTTAGACTACACAAATTGCCACCAATCATTACTCCTTCAGCCGACCCACTCTGCACGACTCGCGGTCCATTATTTTCCAAAGCTTGGCGCGGCGAAGCTTCGTCATAATTCCACGGAAGATCGTAAAATGTTTCCGATTGCTGAACGACCAATTCTGCCGGCTGATCTGCAAACAAACACCACCGAAAATACTCCAACGAATAATCGGCTTCTGGCGGCAAACCAAAACAATAGAAATTCGGCATCGCATAGGTCACCAACCCAGTTTTTGCCAAAATCGCGTGATTAAGAACGGTAATATCAGAAAAACCACCAAAGATCTTCGGATTGTCTTTAATAATTTGCCAGTCAATTTTACCAAGCAACTGATTGGAATTAAACCCGCCAATCGCCGCCAAAATGCACTTCACATTTTCGTCCATAAATGCTTCCTGTAGATCCTCAACCTTCTCGTCGTCCGTCGGACAGCCTTGCTGATTCCGAGAAAAAGCATTTTTACTAAACGTAACCGTTAGCCCCAGTGACTCTAACGCCGCTTTCGCCCGATCTAAAACTCTTTCGTCAATATCGCTCGCAGAACGCGCCGGCGCAACTACCCTGACTTCATCGCCTGGCTGTAATCTATCTGGTATCATATATTTCCTTTCCTAAAAATTAATCAAGCAAAAAACCTCCCGCAGGAGGCAAAACGCAACAGTAAATACCTCCTGCTTATGCGTGGAGATGGTAATAGATTGAGAGTAAATTCGTCATGGTTTCGGTATATTATAGCCATACTGAAAGATTAAAGCAATGAGCGAACTTCCACTGCTAGCACGCCATAATGTTTTTGGTCAGCAGCAGAATAATATTTGTTGTATTCGGCAGCAGCAGCTTCGGCACTGGTGGCGTGCGGAATAACACGGTGGTAACCCTCGGCCTGCACCATTTCTAAAAAGGAATTGTAGTGGCGGATAGCGATAATCTCCACGCGTGCTTGATCTGGTTCGCCGTCGTGTAGTATTCCTTCGGCATCGCGAACATCGCGGCGCAGGTGAATCTTATCGCCGACTCGGTACTCGGCAAACTTTCCGCGATTCAATCGACCTTCAACCGTCTTCCGCCCGGCGATAATATCGTCGAGTAATTTTGATTCTCGTCCTGAGTGCCAGATTTTCATAATTCCTACAGTGTTGTATCTTTTTTATAGTTTTTCTTAACTTCTAGACAGCAGCAGTGTCATAGTAAAATTATAGCACAGCCTATAAAAGTGTTTCTACTGGGCATGCCTACCAAACTACAATAAAATCTTTAGATTAGGCAAACCTTAAACGGCCATCGCCTGTGCCTCTGGCCAAATTCGCTGCACCAGCCGTTTACCGCGCGTGGTCAGTCGCACCCAGGCGTCACCGTACACCCGGTTGATTGCCATCAGTCCTTGGACATCACGAATCTACCAACAGCCACTCAGCCACTCTTCTATTGACACAATAATCATAATTCGATACGATATGAATGAATATAAAAAATTATTCATTCATATTATTAACATGAAGGAGGTCACCAGCGTTGGATAAAAGACAAGCATTAAAAATAGCTGCCTATGATGTCTTCTCAAAAAAGGGATATAAAGATACCGGTATCTCAGAAATTGCTAAACGTGCTGGGGTAGCAGTCGGTTCTTTCTACAACTACTACGACGGCAAAGAAACTATCTTTCTGGATGTGTACATTGAAGAAAACAATCGCATTCGCCAAGCGATGATGGACGACATTGATTGGCAGCAAGATTTGGTTGAACTCGTGAGGCAGATTTTTGAACAGTCACGTAGCCTCGTTTCGTCCAATAAAATCCTGGTGGAATGGCATAATCCAGCCGTCTCTCGCACACTACGTGGTTATTATTCTTCGGGTAAGGGTAAAGCTACGAATACCTTCCATCAATTTTTGGTCGAGACCTTTACTGGTCGCATGGTAGCAGAAGGATATTCAGAGGAGAATATTCAGGATATTTTACAGGTTTATAATTTGTTTTACTACATGGATATACATATCACTGAAGGCGATTTTCCAGGTATCAGTAGGACGCTGGAAATACTTGCCACTAACTTTGTTAAAGGGATTTTTACATCATGAAAAGGAGTAAAAAAATGGTAATCATCGTTATATCTATTCTTACAGTTATAGGCCTTGCCACTTGGGGTGTCATCGCCTACTTAGGGAGAGGCCAAACGTTATCGGTCAAATCTATCGAAAACCCTAGCGGAGACCTTCATGTCATTCGCCTCGCAAAGCCTGATACTATGACATGGAAGGCAGGCTCTAATGCCAAGATCACGCTACCTAGTACGGCATCGGGTGGCGAAAAGAATGATCATAAGGGCGAACAGACAAGCCGTTGGCTGAGTATCGCCTCTAGTCCTGAGGATAATGAAATTATTATCCTAACCCACAATAGCGGTAGTCCTTATAAAAAAGCTTTGACTAGCCTACCAGCAGGTAGTCAGGTCAAGATGAGTTGGCTGGAATCTTCTTTGTCAGTTACAGACGGTAGCGAGCCGCTGGTTTGCTTCGCCTCTGATGTCGGTATCTCAGCAATGCGACCAATTGTCAGGCAGTGGGCCGGTAAACGTCCTATCATGCTCTATCACCTAGACAAGGGGGTAAAGGTCTTTGACAAGGAACTCTCAGAGCTAGCAAACAAAACAGCCAATATGACTTATGAGACCATTGCTAGCCTTTCTCAAAGCCAAGAACGCTTCAAGCAGGCGATTGATAGATATGGCAACAAGGCTCAATATCTTGTAGCAGGACAGCCCGACGATGTGAAAACGATGAAGAAACTCCTTGGAGACAACGCGATGCATGATAACGTCAAATCAAGTACTTTTCGGGGGTTGAAGTAGTCAATATGACTGCATGGTTGCCGATAGGTAATACTTAGGCAGCTATCGCCTGAGCTTCCGGCCAAATTCGCTGCACCAGCCGTTTGCCACGTGTGGTTAGTCGCACCCAGGCGTCACCATAGGCCTGGTCGATTGCCATCAAACCTTTATGCCGCAAGTCCGCCAGCACATTCATCGCCGTTCGACGCGGCAGGCCCATTTGTACTGCCAGCATGGCCGCATCGTCACCGCCGTCTTCGTAGACTTGCTGGAGTATCAGCGCCTCGTTGGTAGTTAAGTTGATTTCGTTTGCTTGCACCTTGTTCATGATCATCCTTTCTGTTAGTGATGAGTATATGATAGCTAAACAATCTGTAATTTCGCTGTAAGATTTTTTGGGGTGGGTGTTGGTTATTGGTGCGAGAATTACCGCATGAAAAAGCAGCGCCCGAGGAGGCAGACGCTGCTTTTTGCTGATTCACCGCTGGTTAATCGGTCTGCGGCGCGGTGCTGGTGGTTGGCGGCTGTGCTGAGCCAGTCTGTGACGACGGGGTAGTTTGGTTATTTTGCGCTGCGCCGTTACTACTCTGCGTCACTGGCGTTTGGGGGCTTTGACCAGTCTGGTTCTGGCTACCACCAGGTATGCCGCCCGTTTGTCCACCCGGCCTGCCTTGCTGGCTATTCTGGCTTCGGCTCATACCCGGCGGGCCACCAGCCTGATTATTCATGCCACCATTTTGCGAGCCACCGACCTGCATACCGATGACAAAGCTGAGCGCGCAGGCCACGACGCCACCGACCGCCATGCCGGTAATCGCCCCGGCGCTTAACCCATTCTTGCCAGAGTTTGTACCATTCGGGCGCGGTGCGGACGGCTGATCATAGGCCGCTTCTGGCGTGGTGAGCTGTGCTTGTTTGGTTTGTGAAATTGCCATAATTTCTCCTTTCGTTAGTTTACGTTGCGGACAGC harbors:
- a CDS encoding TetR/AcrR family transcriptional regulator, which encodes MDKRQALKIAAYDVFSKKGYKDTGISEIAKRAGVAVGSFYNYYDGKETIFLDVYIEENNRIRQAMMDDIDWQQDLVELVRQIFEQSRSLVSSNKILVEWHNPAVSRTLRGYYSSGKGKATNTFHQFLVETFTGRMVAEGYSEENIQDILQVYNLFYYMDIHITEGDFPGISRTLEILATNFVKGIFTS
- a CDS encoding ferredoxin reductase, with translation MKRSKKMVIIVISILTVIGLATWGVIAYLGRGQTLSVKSIENPSGDLHVIRLAKPDTMTWKAGSNAKITLPSTASGGEKNDHKGEQTSRWLSIASSPEDNEIIILTHNSGSPYKKALTSLPAGSQVKMSWLESSLSVTDGSEPLVCFASDVGISAMRPIVRQWAGKRPIMLYHLDKGVKVFDKELSELANKTANMTYETIASLSQSQERFKQAIDRYGNKAQYLVAGQPDDVKTMKKLLGDNAMHDNVKSSTFRGLK
- a CDS encoding response regulator transcription factor; translation: MRILLVEDDVAIARSLKEGLEDGAYAVDVVYDGDEGYRTATADDYDVIILDVMLPEMNGYEVCRALRKDGNQTPILMLTARDAERDIVEGLDMGADDYLAKPFSFEVLLARLRALLRRPNEKLEEVLRVGDLTLDPSLKKVTRANQEISLTAKEYGVLEYLMRNAGKVLSKEQIISHVWDFDADVLPNNVELFIMFLRRKIDSHRPGLWL
- a CDS encoding ASCH domain-containing protein, yielding MKIWHSGRESKLLDDIIAGRKTVEGRLNRGKFAEYRVGDKIHLRRDVRDAEGILHDGEPDQARVEIIAIRHYNSFLEMVQAEGYHRVIPHATSAEAAAAEYNKYYSAADQKHYGVLAVEVRSLL